The following coding sequences lie in one Capnocytophaga stomatis genomic window:
- a CDS encoding MFS transporter has product MQTNDSSKSFIVPLAFIGLMFFSIGFALGINSYLIPVLKGTLDISSAGSYMLLAATFIPFLIFGYPASMLIKKIGYKKTMAFSFLLFAIAFGIFATATNFYLFLVASFVSGAANAYLQASVNPYTTILGPIESAAKRISIMGICNKLAWPIAPLFLAFVIGKSIEDVTPADLQLPFYIIVGVFLLLGVVSLMAPLPEVKAEGEDEDSAESTLTESSGKNSITDFPYLLLGVLALFFYVGVETISLATMVDYAKDIEENGVKIASLFGLEIKKVAAFIPSIGLIIGYICGALFIPKYISQSAALKICSLIAIFGTIAVGFAPAEYSIYFISFMALGCSLMWPAIWPLAMDGLGKFTKTGASLLTMAIAGGAVLPLIFGWLKDSYGMQNAYWLCLPCFVFILYYGMAGHKVGKK; this is encoded by the coding sequence ATGCAAACAAACGATTCTTCAAAAAGTTTTATAGTTCCGTTGGCGTTCATCGGGCTGATGTTCTTCTCCATTGGGTTTGCTTTGGGGATTAATTCGTATCTAATTCCTGTTTTAAAAGGAACTTTAGATATTTCATCTGCAGGAAGTTATATGCTTTTGGCAGCTACTTTCATTCCATTTTTGATTTTCGGGTATCCGGCTTCAATGCTGATAAAAAAAATCGGGTATAAGAAAACAATGGCTTTCTCATTTTTGCTTTTTGCTATTGCTTTCGGGATTTTTGCTACGGCAACTAATTTTTACCTATTTTTAGTAGCTTCTTTTGTAAGTGGAGCTGCTAATGCCTATCTGCAAGCATCGGTGAACCCTTACACAACTATTTTAGGTCCTATTGAAAGTGCCGCAAAACGCATCAGTATAATGGGTATCTGTAACAAATTAGCTTGGCCTATCGCTCCGTTATTTTTAGCCTTCGTTATCGGGAAAAGCATTGAGGATGTAACTCCTGCCGACTTGCAATTACCTTTCTATATCATCGTTGGGGTATTCCTTTTGTTGGGTGTTGTTTCACTTATGGCTCCGCTTCCTGAGGTAAAAGCCGAAGGGGAAGACGAAGATTCTGCTGAAAGCACACTTACTGAAAGCAGCGGGAAGAATTCAATCACTGATTTTCCGTATTTACTTTTAGGGGTTTTGGCTTTATTCTTCTATGTGGGGGTTGAAACCATCTCATTGGCAACAATGGTGGATTATGCAAAAGATATTGAAGAAAACGGAGTGAAAATAGCTTCATTATTCGGGCTTGAAATCAAGAAGGTAGCCGCATTTATTCCTTCTATCGGACTTATCATCGGGTACATTTGCGGTGCTTTATTTATTCCGAAATATATTTCACAATCGGCGGCACTTAAAATTTGCTCTTTGATTGCTATTTTCGGTACAATAGCCGTTGGGTTTGCTCCGGCTGAATATTCAATCTACTTTATTTCATTTATGGCTTTGGGTTGCTCACTAATGTGGCCTGCTATCTGGCCTTTGGCAATGGACGGATTGGGTAAATTCACCAAAACGGGAGCTTCTCTTTTAACTATGGCGATTGCCGGTGGGGCTGTGCTTCCGCTTATTTTCGGGTGGCTGAAAGATAGCTACGGAATGCAAAATGCTTACTGGCTTTGCTTACCTTGTTTCGTGTTCATATTATATTATGGTATGGCAGGACACAAAGTTGGAAAAAAATAG
- a CDS encoding ABC transporter permease, which produces MPIRFVVIRENIRIAIDSIKSQLLRTILTVLIIAIGITALVGILSVITALRNTLEGNFSQMGANTFSISRYEFTQRVQGNGTKEKINPLITYQDALAFKKELDNPFAKTSISVFSASGVEVKYENQKTDPLVNILGIDENYVTNSGLELESGRDFNVLDIQNSTNVCIIGADFQKTLLKDVNPVGKVISVRGHKFTIVGVLKSKGSTFGNYEDLQVFLPLGIARSTFLTQTPNYQIKVRVSDQGKIDAVMDDAILIMRNIRSLRPLDKNNFGIERSDDLLHRIANITGGIAIAGFVIGLITILGSSIALLNIMLVSVTERTKEIGIRKALGAHRKAITMQFFTETIIIAQLGAISGIILGISLGYFISKMAEFEFTIPWMVIFVAILIALVVSIISGLYPAVKASKLDPVEALRYE; this is translated from the coding sequence ATGCCAATCCGATTTGTTGTAATCCGAGAAAATATAAGAATTGCCATTGATTCAATCAAAAGTCAGTTGTTGCGTACTATCCTGACTGTCTTGATTATAGCCATTGGTATTACTGCTTTGGTTGGAATTTTAAGCGTGATTACTGCCCTACGTAATACACTTGAGGGAAATTTTTCACAGATGGGAGCAAATACATTTTCAATTTCACGATATGAATTTACACAACGGGTTCAGGGAAATGGCACCAAAGAGAAAATAAATCCGTTGATTACCTACCAAGATGCGTTGGCGTTTAAAAAGGAATTGGATAATCCGTTTGCCAAAACAAGTATTTCCGTTTTTTCTGCCTCAGGAGTGGAAGTCAAATATGAAAACCAGAAGACCGACCCACTTGTGAATATACTTGGTATTGATGAAAATTATGTGACTAATTCAGGATTAGAACTTGAGTCCGGTCGGGACTTCAATGTTTTGGATATTCAAAATAGTACTAACGTTTGCATCATAGGGGCGGATTTTCAAAAAACTCTTTTGAAGGACGTTAATCCTGTCGGGAAGGTAATTTCAGTTCGTGGGCATAAATTCACAATTGTTGGTGTTTTGAAATCAAAAGGTTCTACTTTTGGAAATTATGAAGATTTGCAAGTGTTTCTTCCGCTGGGAATTGCACGTTCTACTTTTCTTACCCAAACACCTAATTATCAGATAAAAGTACGAGTGAGTGACCAAGGAAAGATAGACGCGGTTATGGATGATGCAATCCTGATAATGCGTAACATCCGAAGTTTGAGACCTTTAGATAAAAATAATTTTGGAATAGAGCGTAGTGATGATTTGTTGCATCGCATTGCAAATATTACGGGAGGAATTGCCATTGCAGGTTTTGTAATTGGGTTAATAACTATTTTGGGCTCTTCGATTGCACTTTTAAATATTATGTTAGTTTCTGTAACTGAGCGAACTAAAGAAATCGGAATACGAAAAGCTTTAGGAGCTCACAGAAAGGCGATTACGATGCAATTTTTTACCGAAACGATAATTATCGCCCAATTGGGAGCTATTTCCGGAATTATTTTAGGAATAAGTTTGGGTTATTTTATATCAAAAATGGCTGAATTTGAGTTTACAATTCCTTGGATGGTAATTTTTGTAGCAATTTTAATCGCACTTGTGGTTTCAATAATTTCAGGATTATATCCGGCTGTAAAAGCCTCAAAATTAGACCCGGTTGAAGCTTTACGTTATGAATAA
- a CDS encoding N-acetylglucosamine kinase produces the protein MILIIDSGATKADWTALNSKGEKIFLTQTLGLNPEVLTEEIVIERITTNYQLSENKDIVSELYFYGAGCGTERMCSFMERILKSIFKNAKVNVKEDTFAAVYATTNPESKAIVCILGTGANCSYWDGEKLVQAVDSLGYILMDESSGNFYGKRLITDYFFNKMPKDLAQNFEKQYDLNSDVIKNHLYKLPNPNSYLATFAKFIVENKNHEYCRNIIKNGMQLFVDHWISQYEARYEVPINFVGSIAFYLQDILGEVLAQNNLKLGTVLRKPIDGLVAFHVKNR, from the coding sequence ATGATTTTAATCATTGATAGCGGGGCTACCAAAGCGGATTGGACAGCCTTAAACAGCAAAGGAGAGAAGATATTTTTGACGCAAACATTAGGGTTAAATCCTGAAGTTTTAACAGAAGAAATTGTAATTGAGCGAATTACGACAAATTATCAATTATCTGAAAATAAGGATATTGTATCAGAGCTTTATTTCTACGGAGCAGGTTGCGGAACTGAGCGTATGTGTTCGTTTATGGAGCGTATCTTGAAATCTATTTTCAAAAATGCGAAAGTAAATGTTAAAGAAGACACATTTGCAGCGGTTTACGCCACCACAAATCCTGAAAGTAAAGCAATTGTTTGTATTTTAGGAACAGGAGCGAATTGCTCGTACTGGGACGGAGAAAAATTGGTTCAAGCGGTGGATTCATTGGGATATATCCTTATGGATGAATCAAGTGGAAATTTCTACGGAAAACGTTTGATTACTGATTATTTCTTTAACAAAATGCCGAAAGATTTGGCTCAAAACTTTGAAAAACAATATGATTTGAATTCCGATGTAATAAAAAATCATTTGTACAAATTGCCAAATCCGAACAGTTATTTAGCAACATTCGCGAAATTTATCGTTGAAAATAAAAATCACGAGTATTGCCGAAATATCATCAAAAATGGAATGCAATTATTTGTAGATCATTGGATTTCTCAGTACGAAGCCAGATACGAAGTGCCAATTAATTTTGTAGGAAGTATCGCTTTCTATTTGCAAGATATTCTGGGAGAGGTACTTGCACAAAATAATTTGAAATTGGGAACTGTGTTGAGAAAACCAATTGACGGATTGGTGGCTTTTCACGTTAAAAACAGATAA
- the dapB gene encoding 4-hydroxy-tetrahydrodipicolinate reductase, with amino-acid sequence MKIALLGYGKMGKTIEKIATERGHEIVLKVDDSQTPYDISVADVAIEFSTPDSAFNNIVSCIKSQVPVIAGTTGWLKDYDKAVEICKKHQSAFLYASNFSVGVNVFFALNKKLAKLMAPLKNYEVSIEEIHHTQKLDAPSGTAITLAEGIIANSGKTAWKLGQAEATEIPIEAKRIENVPGTHIITYESQVDTIEIKHTAHSREGFALGAVLAAEWILNKKGVFSMIDVLGID; translated from the coding sequence ATGAAAATAGCCTTACTCGGATATGGGAAAATGGGAAAAACCATTGAAAAAATAGCAACGGAACGAGGTCACGAGATAGTTTTGAAGGTAGATGATTCACAAACGCCTTATGATATTTCTGTTGCTGATGTTGCAATTGAATTCAGTACTCCTGACAGTGCTTTTAATAATATTGTAAGTTGTATTAAAAGTCAAGTTCCTGTAATTGCGGGAACTACGGGTTGGCTAAAAGATTATGATAAGGCAGTGGAGATTTGCAAGAAACATCAAAGTGCATTTTTGTATGCTTCCAATTTTAGTGTGGGGGTAAACGTGTTTTTTGCCCTAAACAAGAAGTTAGCTAAGTTAATGGCTCCGTTGAAAAATTACGAAGTTTCGATAGAGGAAATTCACCATACGCAGAAGTTAGATGCTCCAAGTGGCACAGCAATTACTTTGGCAGAGGGAATTATCGCAAATTCAGGTAAAACAGCTTGGAAACTGGGGCAAGCGGAAGCAACCGAAATACCTATTGAGGCAAAACGTATCGAAAATGTCCCTGGTACTCATATCATAACTTATGAAAGTCAGGTAGATACCATTGAAATTAAGCACACTGCTCACAGTCGTGAAGGGTTTGCTTTGGGAGCTGTTTTGGCAGCTGAATGGATTTTGAATAAGAAAGGTGTATTTTCAATGATAGATGTTTTGGGAATAGATTGA
- the gap gene encoding type I glyceraldehyde-3-phosphate dehydrogenase: MSTLKIGINGFGRIGRLVFRAVYERPNVEIVGINDLQDVEYIAYLLKYDSVHGTFKGNVEVKDGNLVVDGKVVRITAEKDPANLKWNEIGATVVAECTGIFTTLEKAQAHINAGAKKVVISAPSADAPMFVMGVNHKSVKPTDNIVSNASCTTNCLAPIAKVINDAFGIEEALMTTVHATTATQLTVDGPSKKDWRGGRSALINIIPSSTGAAKAVGKVIPELNGKLTGMAFRVPTADVSVVDLTVRTKKPTSLAEINAAMKKASEGELKGVLGYTNELVVSQDFVGCKNTSIYDEKAGIALSDTFFKVVSWYDNEAGYSNKLVDLAEHVASL, from the coding sequence ATGTCAACATTAAAAATTGGAATCAACGGATTCGGACGTATCGGACGTCTTGTATTTAGAGCGGTTTATGAAAGACCAAACGTAGAAATCGTAGGAATCAATGACCTTCAGGATGTAGAATACATCGCTTATCTTTTGAAATATGACTCAGTTCACGGAACTTTCAAAGGAAATGTAGAGGTAAAAGATGGCAACTTGGTTGTTGACGGAAAAGTAGTTCGCATTACGGCTGAAAAAGACCCAGCTAACCTTAAATGGAACGAAATCGGAGCGACCGTAGTGGCTGAATGTACAGGTATTTTCACTACATTGGAAAAAGCTCAAGCTCACATCAATGCAGGTGCTAAAAAAGTAGTTATTTCTGCTCCGTCAGCTGATGCTCCAATGTTCGTAATGGGAGTTAACCACAAATCAGTAAAACCAACTGACAATATCGTATCGAACGCTTCTTGTACTACAAACTGTTTGGCACCAATTGCAAAAGTTATCAACGATGCTTTCGGAATTGAAGAGGCTTTGATGACAACAGTTCACGCTACAACTGCAACGCAATTAACGGTTGACGGTCCTTCTAAAAAAGACTGGAGAGGTGGTCGTTCAGCACTTATCAACATCATTCCTTCATCAACAGGAGCTGCTAAAGCGGTAGGAAAAGTTATCCCTGAATTAAACGGAAAATTAACAGGTATGGCATTCCGTGTACCTACGGCTGACGTTTCAGTAGTGGATTTGACAGTTCGTACTAAAAAACCAACTTCATTGGCTGAAATCAACGCTGCTATGAAAAAAGCATCGGAAGGTGAACTAAAAGGAGTTTTAGGATATACTAACGAACTGGTTGTATCTCAAGACTTTGTAGGTTGCAAAAATACCTCAATCTATGATGAGAAAGCAGGTATTGCATTGAGCGATACTTTCTTCAAAGTAGTTTCTTGGTACGATAACGAAGCTGGATATTCTAACAAATTGGTTGATTTGGCAGAACACGTTGCTTCTTTGTAA
- the pfkA gene encoding 6-phosphofructokinase: MSEKKIKKIAVLTSGGDAPGMNAAIRAVVRTCAYHNIAVLGVYRGYQGMIEADFVELNARSVRDTINKGGTFLKSARSKDFRTKEGRQKAYENLKKHNVDALVVIGGDGSFTGALLFNQEHNFPVMGIPGTIDNDIYGTSHTLGYDTALNTAVEAIDKIRDTASSHNRMFFIEVMGRDAGFIALNTGIGGGAERILIPEEDTPIEELLQDIEEGHAKGKTSNIIVVAEGDKTGKNIFELKDYVEKKHPEYDIRVAILGHMQRGGAPSCYDRVLASRMGVKAVETLLEGKSNFMVGINNDKIDLTPLEKAIKGGSKLDMELVRVAEIMSV; encoded by the coding sequence ATGTCAGAAAAAAAGATTAAGAAAATAGCAGTTTTGACCTCTGGAGGGGATGCTCCTGGGATGAATGCCGCCATTCGTGCGGTCGTTCGTACGTGTGCTTATCATAATATAGCAGTTTTAGGAGTATATCGTGGTTATCAAGGAATGATTGAAGCCGATTTTGTAGAACTTAACGCCCGAAGCGTTCGTGATACTATCAATAAAGGTGGAACTTTCTTAAAATCAGCACGTTCAAAAGATTTCCGTACAAAAGAAGGTCGCCAAAAAGCCTATGAAAATCTAAAAAAACACAACGTCGATGCCCTTGTGGTTATCGGCGGAGATGGTTCTTTTACAGGGGCTTTGCTTTTTAACCAAGAACACAACTTTCCGGTAATGGGAATTCCCGGAACTATTGATAACGATATTTACGGAACAAGCCATACGTTAGGATATGATACAGCGTTAAATACTGCTGTAGAGGCAATTGACAAAATCCGTGATACGGCAAGCTCTCACAACCGAATGTTTTTCATCGAAGTAATGGGGCGTGATGCCGGATTCATCGCTTTAAATACGGGAATTGGCGGAGGAGCCGAGCGTATTTTAATTCCAGAGGAAGACACCCCCATTGAGGAATTGCTACAAGATATTGAAGAAGGACACGCTAAAGGAAAAACTTCCAATATCATTGTGGTTGCCGAAGGTGACAAAACCGGAAAAAATATTTTTGAATTGAAAGATTACGTGGAGAAAAAGCATCCGGAATACGATATCCGTGTAGCGATTTTGGGGCATATGCAACGTGGGGGAGCTCCTTCGTGCTATGACCGCGTACTTGCCAGCCGTATGGGAGTAAAAGCTGTAGAAACGCTTTTGGAAGGAAAATCAAACTTTATGGTGGGAATTAACAACGACAAAATCGACTTGACTCCACTTGAAAAAGCTATCAAAGGTGGAAGCAAATTGGATATGGAACTTGTTCGTGTGGCAGAAATTATGAGCGTATAG
- a CDS encoding C40 family peptidase translates to MNMKILYTPYGICHLSVVPVRLEPSDVAEMTTQLLFGDLLQVVEKQEKWSFIRMIFDGTEGWVLNSQFLEISDKDYRKALKKKDKYAHRLVTKLRLKNAENSFLHIPKGATFSYNYLLNTSQSTQKPSNTGIVPTALEYLNAPYLLGGRTPFGIDASGFVQMVYKLNGINLLRTPEKQSKQGELVNFIEEIIPGDLAFFDDDEGNIIHVGILLGNNQIIHSYGKVRIDKLDHIGIFNSEIRNYTHKLRLMRRIF, encoded by the coding sequence ATGAATATGAAAATATTATACACACCTTACGGAATATGTCATTTGAGCGTTGTTCCTGTTCGTTTAGAGCCTTCTGATGTTGCAGAGATGACAACTCAATTATTGTTTGGAGACTTGTTACAAGTGGTTGAAAAACAAGAAAAATGGAGCTTTATTCGGATGATTTTTGATGGAACAGAAGGATGGGTTTTGAATAGCCAATTTTTGGAAATTTCGGACAAAGATTATCGTAAAGCTCTCAAAAAGAAAGACAAATACGCTCATCGTTTAGTTACTAAATTGCGATTAAAAAACGCAGAAAATTCATTTTTGCACATTCCCAAAGGGGCCACTTTTTCATATAATTATTTATTGAATACTTCACAATCCACACAAAAGCCGTCTAATACAGGAATTGTTCCAACAGCATTGGAGTATTTGAATGCACCTTATCTTTTGGGAGGCAGAACGCCTTTTGGCATTGATGCGTCGGGTTTTGTACAAATGGTTTATAAGTTGAATGGAATCAATTTGTTACGAACTCCGGAGAAGCAATCCAAGCAAGGAGAGTTAGTTAATTTCATTGAGGAAATAATCCCAGGTGATTTGGCTTTTTTCGATGATGATGAAGGAAATATCATCCACGTTGGAATTTTGTTAGGGAATAATCAAATCATTCATTCTTACGGAAAAGTCCGCATTGATAAATTAGATCATATAGGAATTTTTAACTCCGAAATTAGGAATTATACACATAAATTGCGTTTAATGCGTAGAATATTTTAA
- the arsC gene encoding arsenate reductase (glutaredoxin) (This arsenate reductase requires both glutathione and glutaredoxin to convert arsenate to arsenite, after which the efflux transporter formed by ArsA and ArsB can extrude the arsenite from the cell, providing resistance.), translating into MIKIYHNPRCSKSRCGLDLLKESKKEYEVVDYMKNPPKKEEIIDILSKLDISPLDLVRKNETIWKENFKHKNLTDEEIIQAMADFPQLIERPIVIVGDKAVIGRPIEKISELLSIF; encoded by the coding sequence ATGATAAAAATATATCATAATCCAAGATGTTCAAAGTCTCGTTGCGGTTTGGATTTACTTAAAGAATCAAAAAAAGAATATGAAGTTGTGGATTATATGAAAAATCCGCCAAAAAAAGAAGAAATTATTGATATTTTATCAAAATTGGATATTTCTCCATTGGATTTGGTTCGAAAAAATGAAACTATTTGGAAAGAGAACTTTAAGCATAAAAATTTAACTGATGAGGAAATTATTCAAGCGATGGCTGATTTTCCTCAACTTATTGAAAGACCAATAGTTATTGTGGGAGATAAAGCTGTTATTGGTAGACCTATCGAAAAAATTAGTGAGCTTTTAAGTATTTTTTAA
- a CDS encoding thiol-disulfide oxidoreductase DCC family protein, translating to MNNPILIFDGDCIFCNRVAYFLAKTDKKDFFRFVSSTSEKGKQIIKENNLQEMIDKTVIVRVGERFFFKSQAMYYFLKISKTFPFFRFLIWIFPTFLADFFYDIIARNRKKIIKSECPIPEPEIRKKFL from the coding sequence ATGAATAATCCAATTCTTATTTTTGATGGAGATTGTATTTTTTGCAATCGGGTGGCTTATTTTTTAGCAAAAACGGACAAAAAAGATTTCTTCAGATTTGTATCAAGCACTTCCGAGAAAGGAAAACAAATCATAAAAGAGAATAACTTACAAGAAATGATTGATAAAACCGTGATAGTCAGGGTGGGAGAGAGGTTCTTTTTTAAATCACAAGCTATGTATTATTTCCTGAAAATAAGTAAAACTTTTCCCTTTTTTCGTTTTTTAATTTGGATATTTCCCACATTTCTTGCCGATTTTTTTTATGACATTATTGCCAGAAATCGTAAAAAAATAATAAAAAGCGAGTGTCCAATTCCAGAGCCTGAAATCAGAAAGAAGTTTCTATGA
- a CDS encoding HAD family hydrolase: protein MDCKIIFSDVDGTLLNGERTLSEMTISEVKRVKDKIPFVLVSSRMPKQMSYLQKMLDTLDLPVIAYNGALVLDEGNVLHSTEINLELIEKIVSYNEQKFNNKIHISLYHNDLWYAPEYDFWAMREENNTKAKPEILSNREVLSEWKKQNIGAHKLMLMGDQALIEQMFSHLNENFSEKLHIYRAKDTYIEVADVKVSKLTGINVLLNQKYNYSLKETMAFGDNYNDMEMIQGVGYGIAVANAREEVKKIAYGLTFHHKEDGVAKYLFSFFKGIL, encoded by the coding sequence ATGGATTGTAAAATTATTTTTTCAGATGTAGATGGAACGCTTTTGAATGGAGAAAGAACCCTTTCGGAGATGACAATTTCAGAAGTGAAAAGAGTGAAGGACAAAATTCCTTTTGTATTGGTTTCATCGCGTATGCCTAAGCAAATGAGTTACTTACAAAAAATGTTGGATACGCTTGATTTGCCAGTTATAGCATATAATGGGGCTTTGGTTTTAGACGAAGGAAATGTTTTGCATTCAACAGAAATAAATCTTGAATTAATTGAAAAAATAGTATCGTACAACGAACAGAAATTTAATAATAAAATTCATATAAGCTTGTATCACAATGATTTGTGGTATGCTCCGGAATATGATTTCTGGGCGATGCGTGAGGAAAATAATACGAAAGCAAAACCTGAAATTCTGTCAAACAGAGAAGTTCTTTCCGAGTGGAAAAAGCAAAATATTGGAGCTCATAAATTGATGCTTATGGGCGACCAAGCCTTAATTGAACAAATGTTTTCCCATTTGAATGAAAATTTCTCTGAAAAATTACATATTTACCGAGCTAAAGATACATACATTGAAGTTGCAGATGTAAAAGTATCAAAATTGACGGGAATTAATGTGCTTTTGAATCAAAAATACAATTATAGCTTGAAAGAAACGATGGCTTTTGGCGACAATTACAATGATATGGAAATGATTCAAGGGGTTGGTTACGGAATTGCCGTTGCAAATGCTCGCGAAGAAGTGAAAAAAATAGCTTACGGGCTTACATTCCACCACAAGGAAGACGGCGTAGCGAAGTACTTGTTCTCTTTCTTCAAAGGAATTTTGTAG
- a CDS encoding cysteine desulfurase family protein yields the protein MNLKDRIYFDNASTTKPFAEVIEVLSQTLSDVYGNPSSTHSFGRSAKSLIESARKNIAKELKVQASEIIFTSGGTEANNLILRGCVRDLGVQSIITSPIEHHAVLHSTELLKSEYNIDIHYVRLTEEGDIDLNHLKELLEKTSRQKVLVSLMHINNEIGNILPLKKVSELCRLYGAYFHSDMVQSVGHFRLNLNELSVDFMAASAHKFHGIKGVGFAYIRKGIDLNGFIFGGEQERGMRGGTEPLHNIVAMEKAFVQSYKNLEENMLYLSELKQYFIKRIKEVFPDALFNGKSANLMQSTHTIINVGFPSLQQKNDTLLFYLDLKGIACSKGSACQSGSTQNSHVLTAFLPEDRLKIPSLRFSFSQFNTKQEIDTFVDILSSL from the coding sequence ATGAATCTCAAGGATAGAATATATTTCGATAATGCTTCAACAACCAAGCCTTTTGCTGAGGTAATAGAAGTTTTAAGCCAAACGCTTTCAGATGTTTACGGAAATCCGTCATCAACGCATAGTTTCGGACGTTCTGCAAAATCATTGATTGAAAGTGCGAGGAAGAATATTGCCAAAGAACTGAAAGTTCAAGCATCGGAAATTATATTTACATCGGGTGGAACGGAAGCTAATAATCTCATTCTGCGAGGTTGCGTTCGTGATTTGGGAGTGCAAAGCATTATCACATCGCCCATAGAACATCACGCGGTGTTACATAGCACAGAACTGCTAAAATCGGAATACAATATTGATATTCATTATGTTCGTTTAACGGAAGAAGGCGACATTGATCTAAATCATTTGAAGGAACTTTTGGAAAAAACAAGCCGGCAGAAGGTTTTAGTCAGCTTAATGCACATTAATAATGAAATAGGAAACATTCTTCCGCTGAAAAAGGTCTCTGAACTTTGCAGATTGTACGGAGCTTATTTCCATTCGGATATGGTACAGTCTGTTGGGCATTTTCGATTGAATTTGAACGAACTTTCGGTAGATTTTATGGCGGCTTCGGCTCATAAATTTCACGGAATTAAAGGCGTTGGGTTTGCTTATATCCGAAAGGGAATTGACCTAAACGGATTTATATTTGGAGGAGAGCAGGAGCGAGGTATGCGCGGAGGTACCGAACCTTTGCATAACATCGTAGCAATGGAAAAGGCTTTCGTTCAGTCTTATAAAAACTTGGAGGAAAATATGTTATATCTATCCGAATTAAAGCAATATTTCATCAAAAGGATAAAAGAAGTATTTCCAGACGCATTATTTAATGGGAAATCCGCTAATTTAATGCAAAGTACACACACAATTATAAACGTGGGATTTCCTTCTTTGCAACAGAAGAATGATACATTATTGTTTTACCTCGATTTAAAGGGAATAGCCTGCTCCAAAGGCAGTGCCTGCCAAAGCGGAAGCACCCAAAACTCACACGTTCTGACGGCTTTCCTCCCCGAAGACCGATTAAAAATACCTTCACTCAGGTTTTCGTTCTCTCAATTCAACACAAAGCAAGAAATAGATACCTTTGTTGATATATTAAGCTCGTTATAG
- a CDS encoding outer membrane beta-barrel protein, translating into MKRNFLLAVAAIFGATVYGQTYVSVSGGYGFEAHKKKVGEEVALTGVSSDVEGSFGAGFQTQLRGGYFFNKRWGAELAIGYLHGREVKTSKTPVSESLSKSSVFGASLSAVFNVTENIYLRAGGVTKVGGSSEINTNIDLTPFSMPAKAAVTSKTSGKMPFGFIGGLGYKFKLTEKLSFFVEGEYINISVAPNKLKLDNFSGTFGGKNVSSKEFLGNVNTTLERLSGSPSPEHKALVEKAKPLVTRLSTLLQEDEVSVANQDKSPYSSIGFNFGLIFHF; encoded by the coding sequence ATGAAGAGAAATTTTTTATTGGCTGTAGCCGCGATTTTTGGAGCAACAGTTTATGGGCAAACTTATGTTTCGGTAAGTGGAGGCTACGGATTTGAAGCCCACAAAAAGAAAGTTGGAGAAGAGGTAGCGTTGACCGGAGTTTCATCGGATGTGGAAGGAAGTTTTGGAGCAGGTTTCCAAACGCAATTAAGGGGAGGATACTTCTTTAACAAGAGATGGGGAGCAGAATTGGCAATCGGGTATTTGCACGGAAGAGAGGTTAAAACTTCAAAAACTCCTGTTTCTGAGTCACTTTCTAAATCAAGTGTGTTTGGAGCGTCACTATCGGCAGTGTTCAATGTTACTGAAAATATTTATTTGCGTGCCGGAGGGGTTACAAAAGTGGGCGGTTCGTCGGAAATTAACACAAATATAGATTTAACTCCGTTTTCTATGCCTGCAAAAGCAGCTGTGACTTCGAAAACAAGCGGAAAAATGCCTTTTGGATTTATCGGAGGATTGGGATACAAATTCAAACTAACTGAAAAACTTTCTTTCTTTGTTGAAGGTGAGTACATAAATATAAGCGTTGCTCCTAATAAGTTGAAATTAGATAATTTTAGCGGAACATTCGGAGGTAAAAATGTTTCATCAAAAGAATTTTTGGGAAATGTGAATACTACGTTGGAAAGATTATCAGGTTCTCCATCTCCGGAGCATAAAGCACTTGTGGAAAAAGCTAAACCTTTAGTAACTAGGCTTTCTACTTTGTTGCAAGAAGATGAAGTATCCGTGGCAAATCAGGATAAATCGCCTTATTCATCAATAGGATTCAATTTTGGTTTAATTTTCCACTTCTAA